In a single window of the Anguilla rostrata isolate EN2019 chromosome 6, ASM1855537v3, whole genome shotgun sequence genome:
- the LOC135256574 gene encoding androgen-dependent TFPI-regulating protein isoform X1: MKRFTLPFPCLIPIKQIMEEKYLTYVIINPCDGEPLPPGIFMYGGPWKYLTFLNLVLQMVFFGLAAACDFQSSLGKGMAKQRNLCKDLLFSVFAFPVGMFVVLLFWVIFTYDRELVYPVSMDDFFPPWMNHAMHTLVLPFLLGEILIQPHKYPKTKNGLAALGIVGIAYLSWVVWIYLAVGIWVYPLLGLFSTPGIAGLFFCNMTIVTLLYLLGQTLNEQVWGYRAVNSTSSSGKRKTRVAD, encoded by the exons ATGAAGAGGTTTACCCTGCCTTTTCCTTGTCTCATCCCGATAAAACAGATTATGGAAGAAAAATACCTCACTTACGTCATCATAAACCCTTGT GATGGTGAGCCACTACCGCCTGGGATCTTTATGTACGGCGGACCCTGGAAATACCTCACTTTCCTGAATCTG GTGCTGCAGATGGTGTTTTTCGGGCTGGCAGCAGCATGTGACTTTCAGTCCTCTTTGGGGAAAGGCATGGCCAAACAGCGGAACCTGTGCAAGGACCTGCTCTTCTCAGTCTTTGCTTTCCCAGTGGGAATG ttcGTGGTGCTGCTTTTCTGGGTGATCTTTACTTATGACCGGGAGCTGGTCTACCCTGTCTCAATGGATGACTTCTTTCCTCCTTGGATGAATCATGCAATG CACACCTTGGTCCTGCCTTTCTTATTGGGTGAGATTCTGATTCAGCCACACAAGTATCCCAAAACCAAGAATGGCCTGGCTGCTCTGGGCATTGTGGGAATTGCTTATTTGAGCTG GGTAGTTTGGATTTACCTGGCTGTTGGAATCTGGGTGTACCCTCTGCTTGGCCTCTTCAGCACCCCAGGAATTGCGGGGCTCTTCTTCTGCAACATGACCATTGTCACCCTCCTCTACCTGCTGGGACAGACTCTGAACGAGCAGGTCTGGG
- the LOC135256574 gene encoding androgen-induced gene 1 protein isoform X3: MEEKYLTYVIINPCDGEPLPPGIFMYGGPWKYLTFLNLVLQMVFFGLAAACDFQSSLGKGMAKQRNLCKDLLFSVFAFPVGMFVVLLFWVIFTYDRELVYPVSMDDFFPPWMNHAMHTLVLPFLLGEILIQPHKYPKTKNGLAALGIVGIAYLSWVVWIYLAVGIWVYPLLGLFSTPGIAGLFFCNMTIVTLLYLLGQTLNEQVWGYRAVNSTSSSGKRKTRVAD, encoded by the exons ATGGAAGAAAAATACCTCACTTACGTCATCATAAACCCTTGT GATGGTGAGCCACTACCGCCTGGGATCTTTATGTACGGCGGACCCTGGAAATACCTCACTTTCCTGAATCTG GTGCTGCAGATGGTGTTTTTCGGGCTGGCAGCAGCATGTGACTTTCAGTCCTCTTTGGGGAAAGGCATGGCCAAACAGCGGAACCTGTGCAAGGACCTGCTCTTCTCAGTCTTTGCTTTCCCAGTGGGAATG ttcGTGGTGCTGCTTTTCTGGGTGATCTTTACTTATGACCGGGAGCTGGTCTACCCTGTCTCAATGGATGACTTCTTTCCTCCTTGGATGAATCATGCAATG CACACCTTGGTCCTGCCTTTCTTATTGGGTGAGATTCTGATTCAGCCACACAAGTATCCCAAAACCAAGAATGGCCTGGCTGCTCTGGGCATTGTGGGAATTGCTTATTTGAGCTG GGTAGTTTGGATTTACCTGGCTGTTGGAATCTGGGTGTACCCTCTGCTTGGCCTCTTCAGCACCCCAGGAATTGCGGGGCTCTTCTTCTGCAACATGACCATTGTCACCCTCCTCTACCTGCTGGGACAGACTCTGAACGAGCAGGTCTGGG
- the LOC135256574 gene encoding androgen-dependent TFPI-regulating protein isoform X2, producing the protein MTDTQMKIFHILAFVLYAFVILSMAAKDGEPLPPGIFMYGGPWKYLTFLNLVLQMVFFGLAAACDFQSSLGKGMAKQRNLCKDLLFSVFAFPVGMFVVLLFWVIFTYDRELVYPVSMDDFFPPWMNHAMHTLVLPFLLGEILIQPHKYPKTKNGLAALGIVGIAYLSWVVWIYLAVGIWVYPLLGLFSTPGIAGLFFCNMTIVTLLYLLGQTLNEQVWGYRAVNSTSSSGKRKTRVAD; encoded by the exons ATGACTGACACTCAAATGAAAATCTTTCacattttggcttttgttttgtatgcCTTTGTCATCCTTTCAATGGCTGCTAAGGATGGTGAGCCACTACCGCCTGGGATCTTTATGTACGGCGGACCCTGGAAATACCTCACTTTCCTGAATCTG GTGCTGCAGATGGTGTTTTTCGGGCTGGCAGCAGCATGTGACTTTCAGTCCTCTTTGGGGAAAGGCATGGCCAAACAGCGGAACCTGTGCAAGGACCTGCTCTTCTCAGTCTTTGCTTTCCCAGTGGGAATG ttcGTGGTGCTGCTTTTCTGGGTGATCTTTACTTATGACCGGGAGCTGGTCTACCCTGTCTCAATGGATGACTTCTTTCCTCCTTGGATGAATCATGCAATG CACACCTTGGTCCTGCCTTTCTTATTGGGTGAGATTCTGATTCAGCCACACAAGTATCCCAAAACCAAGAATGGCCTGGCTGCTCTGGGCATTGTGGGAATTGCTTATTTGAGCTG GGTAGTTTGGATTTACCTGGCTGTTGGAATCTGGGTGTACCCTCTGCTTGGCCTCTTCAGCACCCCAGGAATTGCGGGGCTCTTCTTCTGCAACATGACCATTGTCACCCTCCTCTACCTGCTGGGACAGACTCTGAACGAGCAGGTCTGGG
- the LOC135256574 gene encoding androgen-induced gene 1 protein isoform X4, producing the protein MYGGPWKYLTFLNLVLQMVFFGLAAACDFQSSLGKGMAKQRNLCKDLLFSVFAFPVGMFVVLLFWVIFTYDRELVYPVSMDDFFPPWMNHAMHTLVLPFLLGEILIQPHKYPKTKNGLAALGIVGIAYLSWVVWIYLAVGIWVYPLLGLFSTPGIAGLFFCNMTIVTLLYLLGQTLNEQVWGYRAVNSTSSSGKRKTRVAD; encoded by the exons ATGTACGGCGGACCCTGGAAATACCTCACTTTCCTGAATCTG GTGCTGCAGATGGTGTTTTTCGGGCTGGCAGCAGCATGTGACTTTCAGTCCTCTTTGGGGAAAGGCATGGCCAAACAGCGGAACCTGTGCAAGGACCTGCTCTTCTCAGTCTTTGCTTTCCCAGTGGGAATG ttcGTGGTGCTGCTTTTCTGGGTGATCTTTACTTATGACCGGGAGCTGGTCTACCCTGTCTCAATGGATGACTTCTTTCCTCCTTGGATGAATCATGCAATG CACACCTTGGTCCTGCCTTTCTTATTGGGTGAGATTCTGATTCAGCCACACAAGTATCCCAAAACCAAGAATGGCCTGGCTGCTCTGGGCATTGTGGGAATTGCTTATTTGAGCTG GGTAGTTTGGATTTACCTGGCTGTTGGAATCTGGGTGTACCCTCTGCTTGGCCTCTTCAGCACCCCAGGAATTGCGGGGCTCTTCTTCTGCAACATGACCATTGTCACCCTCCTCTACCTGCTGGGACAGACTCTGAACGAGCAGGTCTGGG